The DNA segment AAGATGATCCTCAAGATGATATAGCAGGAAGGAAAAGTTATAAATAGTGTATGAATTAAATTGGagctattatatgtattttactgttttgtgatTGCAGAGGTCGTCTATTGCCAAAAATGGATCCTTAAAACAAATTTGTTGGAGAACCTGGGTATTAGGCCATATAATGAACTGTGTTCAACTAGAGGTGCGTTTCAAGTTATTCCTGCATCCCTTCGCGATTGCTTTGGTTATGCTTCGGGAGTATTTTTCAGATCTGATCACATTTATGAAATGAAACAATAAGGCGTCAGTAAGTTTGTGACGTGTAGTGTCTCCCACTACTGGCTAACGGGTGCATATTAATGTAACAGAATGGATCATGTGCAATGTAATGTGTCCCGGTGACGTGTGCTTGGCATGTGATAAGGGTTACCTCTTCTCTCCGCTGCTGCCACTTCTGCAGTTCCTGCTCCAGGGGAGAAGACGGCAGCTTTGGGTCCTGCCCTTCTTTCCCCTGACACCTTCTCTTCTCCAAAACTCTCAACAGCTCCGGTTTACTATGAAGAGCAAGTCCTCTGCGAGACAAAAAGGAGATTGGGAGATGATTGGAAAAATGAGGCAGGCGAGGGGGGGTGCTGTCAATTACAGGGGAAATTCAGTCCAGAATTCAGGCCTGATCTACATCTACACTGATGGTGGCAACCAAATAGTTCTAATGTGAGAACATATGAAAAACATGACTTGTTAGGAGGTGAAGATATATTAAAGCTGGAATTTGGTATAATGTGAGAACATCACCTAAAGAAATCTCAGATCTCATTAAATGAGACTAGGATATATGAGGCAGCTCCAAACACGCGCACGCATACTTCTTGTAGGTGAGGAGAAGTTCTTTGTGGAGTTCTTGGTGCGTTCGAGAAGACTTTATGGGGTTGTCGGATTTGCACGGAGACGCTGTTTTGGGAAATGTGGAATTTTGGACGGTGTCACACTTTACCTcctcccctgcagctgcggctgtgtaAGAAAGCAAGAGTCAGCCATACACCAAGAACCAAACCTTCTCTTCAAACAACGCAGACATGTAGAATGCACATacatgatatatgtatatgatttgGGTTTTAAAGCATATGAGGATACGCGCATACTCTCCCCATCAGGGACACCATTCCAAACCCCCAACTTTTCAGCTTCTCAGATAAGGACACGTGTATTGGGTAATGCAACGGGTGGTGGAGACCCTTTTGTTTTGAACGTGCCATAAGTGGGGAAAGTTACGTATGGCCGCTCATCCTTATTACTCGCGGCACTAAGCTTCAGAGGGGTTGTCTCAAGTTGAACATGTGGGGTCTGCAATAGAGATCTGTGTTCCATTGACTTTACAGTTCCCTGGGCCAATAATGGGAGATCAGAGGGTCTCCCCAGCTCGTCAATGATTcccactgcccacaaaagcGAGACAGGGCTTGAAAGTTGGGACTGTACTGCAAAAATCATGACAATTGGGAGGTATGCCATTCCTACCCTTTTGGATTACATCTCCAGCTTGCTGTTTCTCTTTGGAACACGTGCGCATGCACAAGTACATAATACTGTTAGTTCTAATGTTTTATGGacctaataacaataacatttaaCTCACAGGATATGATCAAACCttccattttaaaatgaaatagttacATTCAGAagggcaaaataaaacaaaataaataccttTCTTTAAAGCAGGCAGCATGGCTCCAATTCCAAAAGGCAACCTCAGAGAGGAGAAGACCTGACATTTTGCCCACATCCAAAGCTCCTGTGACATTCTGCATCATAAAGGAATAACGAGGGATATAGGTGTCCCAGAATCATAATTCCTACTAGTACTGCTAAatgtccaaacccttcccagaaatagtTCCaagtaaatacttttttttaaaaaactttttttttgttggaaatacttaattttaatgagatacaaaaacagcaaatatccccccatgtatttgcaagggaGGCACCATGAAAATTAAATGGTGACATGCATCATATGCGTTAACCCCTTAGCGACCAATGATGTACCTGGCACGTCACTGGTAAAAATGATGGCGGTGTCACCACTGTTGCTTACTGCTCCATGACCAGAGCAGTCAGTCTACAGCAGATCCCCATGCGATTATACagcgttatatatatttatatatatatatatatatatatatatatatatacggtaagtGAAACAGAGAATAATAGTTGTATGTAGATTAATAATAATGCCAGGAGGGTATTCATTAGGTATTGTGTCACTTTCAGACATACTTCAGTAATTTGGTAAgatatcatttttgttattatttaattaaaaaaaaaaaacattataaatctGATGTTTTtatacctaaaaataaaaatcccctCTTAATCCTTTTCATTTTGCTGAATAGATTTACATTATGAGATTTCATTctctgccagcagattctgcagCATTATTAGAGAGATAGCAGTAacattaaaatagaaaacatgcaaaattaacaataacaagaATACGTTAAGGCGTACTGGTACCGGTGGGGAAGACGgatctgctcttgtgagcttacaatctattaggacgGTGACTCGTGAGGATTACAGAAAAAGCGTACTATTACTTAACACTTTTCCAAGGGTTTTCCTAAAATCCCAGAGGGTTTGTGGACCTCAAAGGTTGCAAAATGAACACATTTGAAACGGACGTTTTACCTGCATTGAGGAGGAACTGGGGGCTTCAGTCTCCACTGCTGGTCTCTGCGTGGAATACACAAGGAGAAATTGAATTAATAGAAAAGTTGCTACCTGATTGAAAAAGACAGTAACATAAGGCGCTAATAAGATGAGATCTGGTTTCAAACCTTTAAGAGCAATCTGTCGGAGGGAAAGCTACACAGAATCTATGGGGATTAAAACTAAGCTCCGTTCCAAATCTGTCTGCTTGGAGGAAACCTTATTCCTTCGCTTAATAATGGATTCCGTGACCCTGATCTCTGGTTTCATGGCTTTTCGCTGGCCATTGATAAACACCGTTAGAGGAGCAAGCGAATAACGCTCTCTCTGCCGAAACATTGCCCACGGTCCACCTGATCCAGGTTTAAAGGGACCCTGAGGGCAAGCAGAGAATAGGACCCTTGCTAATAAAATCAGGGGAACTTGAATACAGTGGAATACATGCCATCTTTAAGTAATTTGCCTTCACGGGGCTGCCTCATCCACATTATATGGGCAATGTTGTCATATTACATCATGCCCCACTGATGTCAGATTCCCTCCATAATGTTAGTTCACATACATTAATTTCACGTGTTCAATAACATCTTACAAGCCATTTAGGCTACAGGATACACCGTTTGCAGGTGGGGGGGGCATGATTTTATGTTACGCAACTGTATAGTTACTGGTTTAAagctttctaaataaatattgccCAATTTTGCCAATGCCACCTGAAGCCTGGTATACCAtatcaaaacaaaataacatacaGGCCGTTCAATTACAGTAAAGAGAAATAGTTAATGTTCATGAGAGGtaattatgtatatgtaaacattttcaGATCCTGACGGTGCAGTAAGGGGTATTTGAAACACTATAGCTGGTTTTTACTTTAGCTTGCTGGGGGATGACATTTGGCTTTGGACATAGTCGTAAGAGCACTTCCTGGGGACAGGAGGAAGTAGAATTCTACAGAAAATCACTAGAAGAACTTTAACGTATCTATGGTTCTGaactatgctaacacacaaacgtATTTAGGAATATcttcaaatgttattttacataaGAATAACTTGTATTTTATCTATTACTTCTTTCTAAGGCACTGCGTTGCTATGAACATGCTCCCTCTAACACATTTGGTAGTCACGAAACATAGATCTGTTGACAGCTAAAACAAGCTAAAATATCAAGTTCTGTGGTCTTACATGGTCTGCATGAGGCTGCTCTGCTCTTCTGGGGTCTTTGACATCACTCCGCAGACCGAGACCCTCCGACAGGACACGGTGTCAGGAAGCCGCTGAGGTCCTTTGGTAGAAATTCTATGCTGGCTCCGGTTTCTTGCTTGTTTCCATTGCGTGTTAATTATTCAGCATGTCTGATTGTCTGTAATAAACACACGCTGGTCACCGGTATGTATGGAAAGGCTTAATGTCACTGTGAAAGTACGATTCTTAAAAATGGATAATTATACATAAATGAAGGAACATAAT comes from the Spea bombifrons isolate aSpeBom1 chromosome 8, aSpeBom1.2.pri, whole genome shotgun sequence genome and includes:
- the LOC128502659 gene encoding actin-associated protein FAM107A-like translates to MWAKCQVFSSLRLPFGIGAMLPALKKAAAAGEEVKCDTVQNSTFPKTASPCKSDNPIKSSRTHQELHKELLLTYKKGLALHSKPELLRVLEKRRCQGKEGQDPKLPSSPLEQELQKWQQRREEREQESSRKDASGVHEFLRVRENLRKSTSRDMQSPPPPVS